The Streptomyces laurentii region CGACCCGGTTGCCCCCGGATCGGCCCGGACGACCGCGGAGGAACCCGTGACCGACCGCCCCCAGTATCCCACCGGACGGCAGATCACCGACGCCGATCTGCTCGCCGCACTCATGCCCGACACGGCCGCCGGCGCCGCCCCGGCCCCCGCCGCCCCGGCGGCCCCGGCCCCGGCCCCGCAGTTCGACGTCGCCGCGCTCCTGGAGCTGGCCCGCCGCCAGGGCGCCCTCGAAGCCGCGGTCACCCAGACCGCACCGGCCGCCGAGACGTCCGCGTCGATCCTGCCCCGGTGGGCTGTCGGCACCGCCGTCGCGAGCGTCGGGATCGGCGCCGGCGCCTGCCTTCTGGGCTGGGCGCTCGACCTTCTCGCCACCGGGGCCGCCGCCGTCGCGGCCGGGATCACCGCAGCCGCCCCCATGCTCCTGATCGGCGCAGTCCTGGTCGTCGCCCTCCTCGCCCGTCGCTCCAAGGGCGGCGGCATCGAGGTCACACAGACGATCACCCAGACCATCACCCAGTCGGTCAAGGGCGGTGGCCGCCGGTGAAGCTCGACACCCAGCAGCAGATCGACCGGGCGGAGCAGGTGCTCCGGCTCGTCTGGCTGATCGTCTTCGGCGCCGTGCTCTTCAGCGTCCTGACGGTCACTCCGCTCGTCGAGCGGGTCACCCCGGAGGGCTGGGGCTGGACAGCCTGGATCCTGCCCTTCGTGGTCGACGCCGCCGTCGTCATCGTCGTCCGCGTCGACGAGATCACCGCGCGTCTCGACGGCCGCGCCGGCGGCTGGCCGCTCGCCCTGCGCTGGCTCACCGGCGGAATGACCCTCGCGCTCAACATCGGCGACTCGATGCTCAAGGGCGACTGGGTCGGCGTCGGGGTTCACGCGGTCGCCCCGACCCTGCTCATCTTCACTGCCGAGGCCGCCATCGGATGGCGCCGCGCGATCACCCGGGCCGTCGCCCGCATCGAGAGTGAGCGGGCCGCCGAGCGTGAGCGGCAGGCGCGTGAGCGCCGTGAGCGCGAGGACCGTGAGCGCGCAGAGCGCAAGGCCCGGGAGGACGCTCGGGCCGCCGAGCGTGAGCAGCAGCGGCTGGCCGATGAGCGCGCCCGTGAGCAGGAGCGGCAGGACCGTGAGCACGCCCGTGAGCAGCAGGCCGCGCTGGAGCGTGAGCGCCTCGCTCACGACGCCGAGCAGGCCCGCGCCGAGCGCGAGCACGCTGCCCAGGTCGAGCGGGAGCGGCGGGAGGACGCCGCACGTCAGCGCCGCGAAGAGCAGGACCGTGCCGACAAGGCCCGAGCGGAGCGGGAGGCCAAGGCCGAGCGCGAGCAGAAGGCCAAGGAGGCCACTCAGCGCGCCGAGCGTGAGCGCAAGGCAGCTGAGGCCCGGCGTGCGGCGCCGCCCGTGAGCGCCGCCGTGAGCACCCCCCGCCCGACCGTGAGCACCACCGTGAGCACCCCCGCTCACGACACCACGAAGACCCCCTCCGAGACCCCCAAGGCAGCCGAGGCCCGGCGTCCGGCCACACCCGTGAGCGCCGCCGTGAGCACCCCCCGCCCGACCGTGAGCACCACCGTGAGCACCCCCGCTCACGACACCACGAAGACCCCTGCCGAAACGCTCAAGATGACCGAGGCCGACGCCCGCCGGGCCGTCGCCGAGGCCGTACGCGAGGGCCGCTCACAGAGGCAGGTCGCCGCGCTCACGGGCTGGTCCGTCGGCTGGGTCGCCAAGCGCTTCCAGGACCTTGAGCAGACCGGGGTGAGCGCCGCGTGAGCACCGACGACCTGAACGCCATGCACGCCGAGGTCCGCGCCGAGATCACCCGCACCGACACCAAGGCCGGACTCCTCATCGCGTTCGTCGGCGCCGTCCTGGCCGGCGCCGGGAGCATCGCCCACGACGTCCCGATGACCCTGCCCGCTTACATCGCGGGCGGCATCGGCGCCGCGCTCCTGGCCGCCGCCGCCGTCCTCCTGCTCCACGTGGTCCGGCCCCGCCTCGGCGGCCGACACGGCTGGCCGCTGTGGGCGACCCTCACCCCGCAACAGCTCCTTGCCGCCGAACCGCGGAACCTGGCCGCCGACGTCGTCGGCCTCTCCCGCCTCGCCGCCGCGAAGTTCACCGGCCTGCGCCAAGCGATCGACCTGATCCTCACCGCCGGCGCCGCCTTCGTCGCCGCTGCCGTCCTCGCGCTCGCCCTCGGAGGTGCCGCATGACCACCGTCATCCGGATCGTGTCGTACGGCGTCGGCCACGACGACGAGCCGCGGGCCCACCGCCCCGTCGTCGTCGACACCACCGAGCTGCGCAACCCGCCCGACGACCCGGCCGTCCGCGCCCGCCTCACCCAGCTCACCGGCCTCGACCCCGAAGTCCACCAGTACGTGATGACCACCCCCGGCGCCCGCCAGCTCGTCGCCCGCCACGTCCGCGAGATCGATGTCCGCGCCGAGGCCGGCCAGACCCGCCTCGACGTCCTCGTCCACTGCTACGGAGGCCGCCACCGCTCCGTCGCCATCGCGCAGCAGCTCGCCGCCGAACTTGCCGCGCTCGACCACCACGTCCAGCTCCACCACCGGCACATCAACCGCCCGCTCCTCCCCTCCCGTCGCAAGGAGAGTCGATGAGCCGCCCCGGACGAAAGAAGAACGGCTGCGCGGACACCGGGCCGAACGGCTACACGGGCAGCGCCCCGCTCGGCGGCCAGGAACGGGCGGGCAACAACGCCAGAGGCGCCGAGCACCCCAGTACCACCCGCAAACCCCACGGCCCCAAAGCCTCCTGACCGCCATGGACACGATCCCTGTCCTGGACTGGGGCGACGCCTCGCACTTCGACCACCACCGGGACCGGCCCTGCTGCCTGTGCGGCAGGCCGACCCCGATGCGGTCCCACGCGGGAGAGCCCGTCCACAAGGTCTGCGCCGAGCAGTGGAACGCCGATCACCCGGACGCGCCGCGGCTCTACCGCCCGCCGGACAAAGCGGACCCGACCCGGCCCCAGCGCGACATCGGCACCACCCGTTTCCACTCCGACGGCCCCAGCACCCCAACCCTCAGCCGCCCCGGCCTGTTCGCCGCCTGACCCCAAGGAACCCCGTGCGACCGCGCATCCACTACGCGACCTGGCCCCGCCCGGCCCTGATCGTGACCGACACCCCTGACCCCCGCTGCCCGGACTGCCGGGGCGAGGGCGGGTGGAACCGCGACTACGGCGACCACGAGACCGGCGAGTACGCCGGCACCGAGTGGGACCCCTGCACCTGCTGGGACGAGAACCGCTCCTGGACGCTCCTCCCGCTCCCGCGCATCCCGCGCCGCCGCCAGCCGTACAGCGACCCGTGGGCCCAGCACCACGGCTACAGCGACGAACCGCCCTTCTAACCCCCGAGGAGACACGTCTTGTTCGAGATCCGGATCATCTGCGACCCCGCCGACACCGACCGCGTCACCGGCGCGCTCGCGGGCACCCTCACCCTCGGCACGGCCCGCGAGTACCCCACCCGCGACAGTCAGCGCACCAGCCTGTACATCACCGCCGACCACCTGCCCACCCCCGAGGACTGGCCCACCCCGCAGCGCGCCTACGTCGAGGCCCCGCGCATCGTCCACGAGATCAGTTGGGTCGCCCGGACCGTCACCGACAGGCCCTTCGGCGAGAAGGCCAGCCGGGAGTTCTGGCTCCGCAAGGCCGCACTCCTGGACCGCATCGCCCTCGATGTCGACGGCGCCCCCGCCGTCGGCGAAGCCAGCGAGGCCGCCGAGAAGGCCGCTCACCAGCTCCTGCAGTTCGACCTCAACGGCGAGGGCGACCACCACGGCGCCCCCTTCTGGCCCGAGCACCCCGCCTCCCACGCCGACCCGCGCGGCTACGTCCGCCAGGAATACGCCCACTGGACCACGACCCACCCGTAGCAACGCCAAGGGCGGCCCCCATCCGACCAAGAACCGGGGCCGCCCTCGCCTGCCAGCACCCTCAAGAGAACTGGAGACACCCAGCATGACCCAACCGACCCTCATCCGGCGAGCAGGCGGCCCCCCGCCGACGCTGGTCGCCGCCCTCCAGGCCGCCGAGCGCGGCTGGCACGTCTTCCCACTCCGCCCGGGTACGAAGCGGCCTGCCCTGCACGGCGAGAGCCGCTGCCCCCGCACCGCCACCTGCGTGGACGGACACGTGAAGTGGGAGGACCGGGCCACCACCGACCGCGAGCGGATCGCGGGCGCGTGGGGGCAGGGCCCGTTCAACGTCGGTCTGGCCACGGGGCCGTCGGGGCTCGTCGTCGTCGACCTCGACATGCCCAAGGAGGGCGCCAGCGGCCTCAGCGGTGCGGAGGTGTTCGCGGCCCTCTGTGAGCGCGCCGGCCAGCCGCTTCCGGCGACCTTCCGGGCAGGGACCGCGTCGGGTGGCGAGCACCTCTACTTCACCGCCCCGGTCGGCATCCGCCTCGGCAACTCCGCTGGATTGCTAGGCCAGTTGGTGGACACGCGGGCGTGGGGCGGCTACGTCGTCGCACCCGGGAGCATCACCCCCGGCGGGGTGTACACGGTCCTGGACGACGCTCCGGTCCTTCCTCTGCCCAGCTGGCTCTTGGAGGCACTCACGGCCCGCCAGAAGTCCTCACGGCCCCGTGGAGGGGTTCCGGCCTTCCCGGCGGTCAGTGGCAGCCGCGCGGCCCGTGCGGCGCTGGAGCGCGAGTGCGGCAACGTCCAGGCCGCCCCGACGAAGCAGGCCAACAACACGCTCAACCGGTCCGCATTCCTGGTGGGGCGCTTCGTCGCATGGGGCGACATCGACCGGCAGGTGGTGGAGGAGGCATTCCAAGGGGCGGGGGAATCGCGGGGACTCACCGCGGCCGAGTGCCGCGCCACGATCCGTAGCGCCCTGGACAGCTCCCTCCGCAAGGCCCGGCCCCGGGAGGTGGCATGAGGCCCCAGAATCCCTCCCCCTTGGAATGCCGTCCCACCACCACCCCGCCCGTCGCCGCCGAGCAGGCGGTAGGACTGCGGGCCGTGGGCGCCCGAAAGGTCGTCGCCGAAGGCGTCCCTTCGGGTTCTGACCCGCACCCGGCCGGCGGGCTGAGGATCCTCGCGATGCTCCACATCGGCGCGCCCGGCCGCAACGCGATGCCCACCGCGCACTCCTGGTGCTCCTGCGGCCGGGACCTGAAGGCGTTCGGCCACCAGCAGATCGCCCGCCTCGCAGCCGACCACACCCGCCACCGCGCCCAGTGCCCGCTGCTCACCCAAGGGAAGGAAGCCGCATGACCGCGCACGACCCCGAGCTGTGGGCCGGGTTCGACGAGATGAGCGCCGAGGATGTCGCCGGGCCCATCTGGGACGAGCCCGTACCGCTCAACCCGCGCGGGCAGCTCCCGGTGTTTCCCGTGGACGCGCTGCCCGACTGGCTCGCCGCGATGACGGCCGGGGTGGCGGAGGAGACCCAGACCCCCGTCGACCTGGCGGGGTGTCTCGCGCTCGCCGTCGTCGGCACCGCCGCCGGCGGTCGCCTCACCGTGACCGTGCGCGGGCAGTGGAGCGAGCCGGTCAACCTCTACACCGCCGTCGCGCTCCCGCCCGGCAACCGCAAGAGCGCGGTCTTCGGGCTCATGACCAATCCGCTCCTCGCCGCCGAGAAG contains the following coding sequences:
- a CDS encoding spdB1 (4 16;~SpdB1 [Streptomyces phaeochromogenes];~identified by MetaGeneAnnotator; putative); the encoded protein is MTDRPQYPTGRQITDADLLAALMPDTAAGAAPAPAAPAAPAPAPQFDVAALLELARRQGALEAAVTQTAPAAETSASILPRWAVGTAVASVGIGAGACLLGWALDLLATGAAAVAAGITAAAPMLLIGAVLVVALLARRSKGGGIEVTQTITQTITQSVKGGGRR
- a CDS encoding hypothetical protein (identified by MetaGeneAnnotator; putative;~sequence version:1); amino-acid sequence: MKLDTQQQIDRAEQVLRLVWLIVFGAVLFSVLTVTPLVERVTPEGWGWTAWILPFVVDAAVVIVVRVDEITARLDGRAGGWPLALRWLTGGMTLALNIGDSMLKGDWVGVGVHAVAPTLLIFTAEAAIGWRRAITRAVARIESERAAERERQARERREREDRERAERKAREDARAAEREQQRLADERAREQERQDREHAREQQAALERERLAHDAEQARAEREHAAQVERERREDAARQRREEQDRADKARAEREAKAEREQKAKEATQRAERERKAAEARRAAPPVSAAVSTPRPTVSTTVSTPAHDTTKTPSETPKAAEARRPATPVSAAVSTPRPTVSTTVSTPAHDTTKTPAETLKMTEADARRAVAEAVREGRSQRQVAALTGWSVGWVAKRFQDLEQTGVSAA
- a CDS encoding mobile element transfer protein (identified by MetaGeneAnnotator; putative;~mobile element transfer protein [Streptomyces scabiei 87.22]), whose translation is MSTDDLNAMHAEVRAEITRTDTKAGLLIAFVGAVLAGAGSIAHDVPMTLPAYIAGGIGAALLAAAAVLLLHVVRPRLGGRHGWPLWATLTPQQLLAAEPRNLAADVVGLSRLAAAKFTGLRQAIDLILTAGAAFVAAAVLALALGGAA
- a CDS encoding hypothetical protein (identified by MetaGeneAnnotator; putative;~sequence version:1) — encoded protein: MTTVIRIVSYGVGHDDEPRAHRPVVVDTTELRNPPDDPAVRARLTQLTGLDPEVHQYVMTTPGARQLVARHVREIDVRAEAGQTRLDVLVHCYGGRHRSVAIAQQLAAELAALDHHVQLHHRHINRPLLPSRRKESR
- a CDS encoding hypothetical protein (identified by MetaGeneAnnotator; putative;~sequence version:1), with translation MSRPGRKKNGCADTGPNGYTGSAPLGGQERAGNNARGAEHPSTTRKPHGPKAS
- a CDS encoding hypothetical protein (identified by MetaGeneAnnotator; putative;~sequence version:1), producing the protein MRSHAGEPVHKVCAEQWNADHPDAPRLYRPPDKADPTRPQRDIGTTRFHSDGPSTPTLSRPGLFAA
- a CDS encoding hypothetical protein (identified by MetaGeneAnnotator; putative;~sequence version:1), giving the protein MRPRIHYATWPRPALIVTDTPDPRCPDCRGEGGWNRDYGDHETGEYAGTEWDPCTCWDENRSWTLLPLPRIPRRRQPYSDPWAQHHGYSDEPPF
- a CDS encoding hypothetical protein (identified by MetaGeneAnnotator; putative;~predicted protein [Streptomyces ghanaensis ATCC14672]), whose protein sequence is MFEIRIICDPADTDRVTGALAGTLTLGTAREYPTRDSQRTSLYITADHLPTPEDWPTPQRAYVEAPRIVHEISWVARTVTDRPFGEKASREFWLRKAALLDRIALDVDGAPAVGEASEAAEKAAHQLLQFDLNGEGDHHGAPFWPEHPASHADPRGYVRQEYAHWTTTHP
- a CDS encoding hypothetical protein (DNA-binding residues [nucleotide binding];~Prim_Pol: Primase-polymerase (primpol) domain of the type foundin bifunctional replicases from archaeal plasmids, including ORF904 protein of the crenarchaeal plasmid pRN1 from Sulfolobus islandicus (pRN1 primpol). These primpol domains belong to the...; cd04859;~Primase C terminal 1 (PriCT-1); cl07362;~hyphotheical protein [Streptomyces laurentii];~identified by MetaGeneAnnotator; putative;~nucleotide binding site [chemical binding];~polymerase nucleotide-binding site;~primase nucleotide-binding site [nucleotide binding]) — protein: MTQPTLIRRAGGPPPTLVAALQAAERGWHVFPLRPGTKRPALHGESRCPRTATCVDGHVKWEDRATTDRERIAGAWGQGPFNVGLATGPSGLVVVDLDMPKEGASGLSGAEVFAALCERAGQPLPATFRAGTASGGEHLYFTAPVGIRLGNSAGLLGQLVDTRAWGGYVVAPGSITPGGVYTVLDDAPVLPLPSWLLEALTARQKSSRPRGGVPAFPAVSGSRAARAALERECGNVQAAPTKQANNTLNRSAFLVGRFVAWGDIDRQVVEEAFQGAGESRGLTAAECRATIRSALDSSLRKARPREVA
- a CDS encoding hypothetical protein (identified by MetaGeneAnnotator; putative;~sequence version:1), producing MRPQNPSPLECRPTTTPPVAAEQAVGLRAVGARKVVAEGVPSGSDPHPAGGLRILAMLHIGAPGRNAMPTAHSWCSCGRDLKAFGHQQIARLAADHTRHRAQCPLLTQGKEAA